The following are encoded together in the Macrobrachium rosenbergii isolate ZJJX-2024 chromosome 21, ASM4041242v1, whole genome shotgun sequence genome:
- the LOC136849935 gene encoding tRNA-splicing endonuclease subunit Sen34-like, with protein MDLDEDNKVKIELDEDTVKTDVDDDDKVEMGEDEKPRILNITISHGRAHLWNSEDVHYARTKHRIVGVMVGSLPRHPHQTAVLGLPLHLMPEEVTLLLEKGFGKPVYYAEFTNPPTQDLADEFQEERRKCYEDQIDVAFRQRRQEIETNAEKILKGKLKKLEKQNVPNPGLTKERVIEMECDKIQKLPEHHQLIQIFTEHPMVDRFKPVDVNWSYPISQWEKLRYSVYKDLWDRGYYITSGTKFGGDFLLYGGDPILFHATFIVKCIKKFKDVSNCDLMTLSRLANATKKTLVLASCEGSKPCYRSFQLVEDKLITEQFWQRDETLHS; from the coding sequence ATGGATCTGGACGAGGATAACAAAGTTAAAATAGAGCTAGATGAAGATACAGTTAAAACTgatgtggatgatgatgataaagttgAAATGGGTGAGGATGAAAAACCAAGAATATTAAACATTACAATAAGTCATGGACGAGCACATCTGTGGAATTCTGAAGATGTACATTATGCAAGAACTAAGCATCGGATCGTGGGCGTCATGGTCGGTTCATTGCCACGGCACCCTCACCAAACGGCTGTTTTAGGCTTGCCCCTGCATCTCATGCCTGAAGAGGTAACCCTCTTGTTGGAGAAAGGTTTTGGGAAACCCGTCTATTATGCAGAATTTACCAACCCTCCAACGCAGGACTTGGCAGATGAGTTTCAAGAGGAGCGTCGGAAATGTTACGAAGACCAGATAGATGTTGCTTTCAGGCAGAGAAGACAGGAAATTGAAACAAATGCTGAGAAAATACTGAAAGGAAAGCTGAAAAagttagaaaagcaaaatgtgccCAACCCAGGGTTGACAAAAGAGAGAGTAATAGAAATGGAGTGTGATAAAATACAAAAGCTTCCAGAGCATCACCAACTTATTCAAATATTCACGGAACATCCAATGGTTGATCGTTTTAAACCCGTTGATGTTAATTGGTCTTATCCAATAAGTCAGTGGGAGAAATTAAGGTATAGTGTGTACAAGGACCTTTGGGACAGAGGGTATTATATTACATCTGGTACAAAGTTTGGAGGCGACTTCCTGCTGTATGGTGGAGATCCGATTCTCTTCCATGCAACATTTATAGTAAAGTGCATCAAGAAATTTAAGGACGTAAGTAATTGTGATCTAATGACCTTGAGTCGGTTAGCTAACGCTACAAAGAAAACTCTGGTTCTTGCTTCCTGTGAAGGTAGCAAGCCTTGTTACAGATCTTTCCAGCTGGTAGAGGATAAATTAATTACCGAGCAGTTTTGGCAACGTGATGAGACATTACATTCCTGA